The genomic window GATTCGGGCAGGCGCGCGCGCAGCCGGCGCAGGACCAGGGTTGATTGTTCCAGCACCGGCGCGCCGGACAGGCCGCCGGCTTCGCTGGCCAGCGGATCGCCGGCGACGCGGCTGCGGTCGATGGTGGTATTGGTGGCGATCACACCGTCCACCTGCAGCTCACCCAGCACGCGGGCGGCGGCATCGATGTCGCGCTCGCTCAGGTCCGGCGCCACCTTCACCAGCATCGGCACGCGGCGGCCATGCTGCGCGGCGAGGGTTTCCTGGCGCTCGCGCAGCTGGCTGACCAGCTGCCGCAGCGCGGTTTCCTCCTGCAGTTCACGCAGGCCGGCGGTATTGGGCGAGGAGATGTTGACGGTGATGTAGTCGGCCAGCGGATACACCTTGTCCAGGCAGGTGATGTAGTCATCGACCGCCTGCTCGTTGGGGGTGTCCTTGTTCTTGCCGATGTTGATGCCGAGCAGGCCGCGGCGGTTGCGCGCGCGCTCGACGTTGCGCACCAGCGCATCCACGCCGGCGTTGTTGAAGCCCATGCGGTTGATGATCGCGCTGTGCGCCGGCAGCCGGAACAGGCGCGGGCGGGGATTGCCCGCCTGCGGACGCGGCGTGATCGTGCCGATCTCGACGAAGCCGAAGCCCAGTGCGAACAGCGCATCGATGTGCTCGCCGTTCTTGTCCAGTCCGGCGGCCAGGCCGACCGGATTGGGGAAGGTCAGCCCGAACACCGTGCTGGGCATCGGCGCGATGCGTGCGGCCAGCAGCGGCGTGGTGCCGGTGCGGTAGGCCAGGTCCAGCGCGGACAGGCCGAGGCCGTGGGCGCGCTCGGCGTCGAGCGAGAACAGGAAGGGGCGGGCAAGCGAATACATGCGTTGGTTTCAGTCCAGCGTGCCGAGGAAGGCTCGGGTTCGAT from Stenotrophomonas sp. 704A1 includes these protein-coding regions:
- a CDS encoding quinone-dependent dihydroorotate dehydrogenase, encoding MYSLARPFLFSLDAERAHGLGLSALDLAYRTGTTPLLAARIAPMPSTVFGLTFPNPVGLAAGLDKNGEHIDALFALGFGFVEIGTITPRPQAGNPRPRLFRLPAHSAIINRMGFNNAGVDALVRNVERARNRRGLLGINIGKNKDTPNEQAVDDYITCLDKVYPLADYITVNISSPNTAGLRELQEETALRQLVSQLRERQETLAAQHGRRVPMLVKVAPDLSERDIDAAARVLGELQVDGVIATNTTIDRSRVAGDPLASEAGGLSGAPVLEQSTLVLRRLRARLPESVPLIGVGGILSGADAVAKMAAGASLVQCYSGLIYRGPSLVADCVEAIRRRREAPSRGAVAPL